The Candidatus Methylomirabilota bacterium sequence CCCATCGCCTCCGACATGGCGCGTCCCGCGTGATAGGCGCGGGCGAGCCCCTGGTCGTAGTCGATCACCGTCACCAGAGCGCGTCGGGCAGCGGCAGGCCCTCGAAGGCGTTCGTCGGCAGCGGGGCCGGCGGCGCGATCCCGAGGCGGCCGGCGAGCACGTAGAGCTGGCGCAGGTGCTGGGCGGCGTGCCACGTCGTCCGCTCGAGCAGCTCGTGGCCTCCCTGCGGCCCGTAGTAGACTTGGACGACGCGCTCGAACTCGCGCGGCGAGGCGCCCTCGAACCAGCCTCCGATCCGCCCCCTGACCAGCGCGCCGTAGCGCGCGATCGCCGCGCCGTCGCCGAGGTCGGCGGGCGCCTTCTCGTCGAACCAGCGCTCCGGGAGCTCGCCCATGTCCATCGCGTCCACGAACGAGAGCCCGACGCGGAAGACGTGGAAGCCGAAGTCGCGGAGCGTCCGTTTCCGCTCGGGCGGCATCCAGTCCATGCGCTCCGCCGGGAACAGGCGGACGAGCTCCTGCGCGGACTCGAGGATGCGGTCGAGCCGCCGCCCGAGCTCCTCGGGCGCGAGCTTCGGCGCCGCCGCGTACGCGACGCCGAGGAGCGCGGCGTAGGCCGGCGGGTTCCAGCCGTGGACCGCGCGGCCGCCGACGGCGACCGCGGGCACACGCGGAACGCCGAGCCGCTCGAGCTCGGCGAACGCCTCGGGATGGGCCTGCACGTCGACCGGGTCGAACTCGACCCCCCAAGACGA is a genomic window containing:
- a CDS encoding DinB family protein — translated: MPAVAVGGRAVHGWNPPAYAALLGVAYAAAPKLAPEELGRRLDRILESAQELVRLFPAERMDWMPPERKRTLRDFGFHVFRVGLSFVDAMDMGELPERWFDEKAPADLGDGAAIARYGALVRGRIGGWFEGASPREFERVVQVYYGPQGGHELLERTTWHAAQHLRQLYVLAGRLGIAPPAPLPTNAFEGLPLPDALW